A genomic window from Glycine max cultivar Williams 82 chromosome 17, Glycine_max_v4.0, whole genome shotgun sequence includes:
- the LOC100794742 gene encoding transcription factor DIVARICATA-like gives MIGVPWTEEEHRTFPVGFEKLGKGDWRGISRNYVTSRTPTQVASHAHKYFIRLATMNKKKRRSSLFDMVGNDITNPISSSNCKSSKCEIEDDVTLSLVQLQDTKLDEHKDSDKYCEAGPAGAEHEVVLLWLHPQMKSSNNNVAAVVPDLELTLAVSKGKAKTLLGLEQTQTKSSPDSFLLGPISVT, from the exons ATGATAGGAGTACCAtggacagaagaagagcacCGAACGTTCCCTGTTGGATTTGAGAAGCTAGGAAAAGGTGATTGGAGGGGTATCTCTAGAAACTATGTGACTTCAAGAACCCCAACCCAAGTCGCTAGCCATGCTCATAAGTACTTTATTCGGCTTGCAACCatgaataagaaaaagagaCGTTCAAGTCTTTTTGATatg GTTGGTAACGACATCACAAATCCAATTAGCAGCTCTAACTGCAAGTCTTCCAAATgtgaaattgaggatgatgtGACCTTGTCACTTGTTCAATTACAAGATactaaattagatgaacataaAGATAGTGATAAATATTGTGAAGCTGGACCAGCTGGTGCTGAACATGAAGTTGTGCTTTTGTGGCTTCATCCTCAGATGAAATCTTCAAATAATAATGTTGCAGCAGTAGTTCCTGATCTGGAGCTCACTCTTGCAGTCTCCAAGGGCAAGGCTAAAACCCTTCTAGGCCtggaacaaacacaaacaaaatcatCCCCAGATTCCTTCCTTCTTGGACCAATTAGCGTGACTTGA